From a single Silene latifolia isolate original U9 population chromosome 6, ASM4854445v1, whole genome shotgun sequence genomic region:
- the LOC141586783 gene encoding transcription elongation factor SPT6-like isoform X1, with amino-acid sequence MARKAVVSEDEADFEDQDVEREDDDEDGLDEYEKDDFIVDDVDEEDEEDPGEDGADDGARRKKKKRKKDFQLDEDDLLLLQEANIPVSREAENKFKRLKKVKGEPEVEHSGFCDDDDEDMDDEDDMADFIVEDIDETGPSVRRQIVKKSGQATGVSSSGIQEAHEIFGDVEDLLNQRRENRDRGRRYDETGERRLEDEFEPSLLIKKYMTETDDQIRENDIPERIQISERSTGPPSLDVGDIKAEATWIRKQLESAVLVKMPALGEQEIEELEDHISNFLNFIHVQKLDLPFVAMYRKENISSLLKDPETGDYVNREKPSLKWHKVLWAARELDTKWLLLQKRKNALLAYYNKRFEEESRRIYDDTRLSLNKQLFVSIVDMLDQAESEREVDDVDSKFNLHFSPGEAGVDEGKFKIPKRKSHYGVCNKAGLWEVASKFGCSSEQFGLQISLVATKGDESDDLKETPEEVASNFTCAEFDSPQSVLKGARHMVAVEISCEPRVKKHFRSVYFDNAVVSTCPTTNGNTVIDVFHQFAGVKWLRNKPLNKFEDAQWLLIQKAEAEKLLQVTIKLPDEILSKLMTDSQEKYLSCGKSSSNQLWDEQRKLILEDAILKIILPALEKEARLLLTSRSKNWLLMEYGKRLWDKVSVAPYRRKESEIRSDGEMAPRVMACCWGPGKPTTTFVMLDAFGEIVDVLEAGSISLKSQNVTDQQRKKHDQQNLLRFMTEHQPEVVVLGATNFSCTRLKENIYEIVFKMVEENPRDMGHDMDGLSVLYGDESLPRVYENSHASSEQIPGQQGIVKRAVALGRYIQNPLAMVAALCGTEKEILSWKFSPLEIFLNADEKYEMVEQIMVDVTNQVGLDLNLAANHEWLFAPLKFISGLGPRKAASLHRSLVRAGAIVTRKDLLTSHGLGRQVFISAAGFLRIRRSGLAVSANQFVDILDDTRIHPESYSLAQEMAKDIYKAIAGDDNLEDDDDAFEMTIENLRDRPSALVSFSVDEYAKDSDRMSKIETLHGIKLEMIQGFQDWRKPYEELSQDDEFHLISGENDDSLGEGRIVKATVRRVQAQRAICSMELGLSGMLTREDYSDDCGDSDLTEKLHEGDVLTCKIKSILKDRYQVFLTCREQDMRKRQQSTETLDPYYHEDQSSLRSEQEKARREKELARKHFKSRMIVHPHFRNITADEAMEFLAGKDPGESLIRPSSRGPSYLTLTLKIHDGVYAHKDILEGGKDHKDIASLLRIGKTLKIGEDTFEDLDEVMHRYVDPLVGHLKAVLNYRKFKMGTKAEIDEILRAEKLENPMKIAYSFGISHEHPGALILTYIRSSNPHHEYIGLYPKGLKFRKQMFEDVNRLMAYFQQHINDPIHESQSAAASGGWSGSGGNDGGGRTGQYEGGRGRGRGRGRGRGRGRDSNNGGDRDGGYSDQQDSGFGGSKWSSDNKEGNTSWGSGGGGTSGGGGGWGAGDGGGGGGDSWSKKNNAEGEGGGTGSGGGGWGASSSGGGSGGGSWGNNNGGGDGGGTGGGWGDSGSKGGSGGGSWGTNNNAEDQYEGGRGRGRGRGRGRGRGRDSNNGDDRDGGYSNQQDSGFGGSKWSSDNKEGNTSWGSGGGGTSGGSGGWGAGGGGGSGNSWGKKNNAEGEGGGTGSGGGGWGASSSGGGSGGGGSWGNNNGGGDGGGTGGGWGDSGSKGGSGGGSWGTNNNAEGQYEGGRGRGRGRGRGRDSNNGGDRDGGYSDQQDSGYGGSKWSSDNKEGNTSWGSGGGGTSGGSAGWGSGGGGGGGGGGDTWGKKNNAEGEGGGTGSGGGGWGASSSGGGGSGGGGSWGNNNGGGDGGGTGGGWGGSGGGSWGTNNNAEGQYEGGRGRGRGRGRGRGRDSHSGGDRDSGYPDQQDSGYGGSKWNSDNKEGNTSWRGGGGGTSGGGGGWGAGSSGGGGDSWGNKNNAQGGDGGTGSGWGASSGGGGGSWGNKNGGGGGGGGWGDSSSKGGNGAGSWGTNNDAEGQYDGGRGRGRGRGRGRGRGRDSYSGGDRDSGYPDQQDSGYGGSKWSADNKEGNTSWKSGGSGGWGAGGGGGGNGDGGGAGVSWGNKNSAEGGGGGISSGGGGWGTRGSGEGSASGRGSWGNSSGGGGGGTGNGGGGWGDGDKKGDGGGTSSGGRGWGGNGSGGGGGGGNGSWSNKNNAGFGETGSGGGDSGGSGGGSWGNKNNAGGGNGGAGGSVGGGGSWGNKNNAGGPGGTGNGSGGWGASGSGGGSDVGGGGNSILGNINSGGGGSGTSASVGWGDSGSKGGGGSWGNKNNDGGGLGSGSGSGGWGDGGSGGGGTSGGGKGWGGGDRGGDDKSGGGW; translated from the exons ATGGCCAGAAAAGCTGTAGTTTCCGAAGATGAAG CTGATTTTGAGGACCAAGATGTTGAGCGAGAGGACGATGATGAAGACG GACTGGATGAGTATGAGAAGGATGATTTTATTGTTGACGATGTGGATGAAGAGGATGAAGAAGATCCTGGAGAAGATGGGGCTGATGATGGAGCGAGGCgtaaaaagaagaagagaaagaa GGATTTTCAACTTGACGAGGATGATTTATTACTACTCCAGGAAGCCAATATTCCTGTTTCACGTGAAGCT GAAAACAAGTTTAAGAGATTGAAGAAAGTCAAAGGGGAACCTGAGGTGGAGCATTCTGGGTTTtgtgatgacgatgatgaggatatGGATGATGAGGATGATATGGCAGATTTTATTGTGGAAGATATAGACGAGACGGGCCCCTCCGTGAG GCGCCAGATTGTTAAGAAGTCTGGACAAGCTACTGGAGTTTCGTCATCTGGTATTCAGGAAGCCCATGAGATCTTTGGAGATGTTGAGGATCTTCTTAATCAGCGGCGAGAAAACCGTGACCGAGGTAGGAGATACGATGAGACTGGTGAAAGAAGGCTTGAAGATGAGTTTGAGCCGTCACTCCTCATAAAGAAATATATGACCGAGACTGATGATCAAATCAGGGAAAATGATATACCAGAGAGAATCCAG ATATCTGAAAGGAGTACTGGTCCTCCTTCCTTAGATGTTGGTGACATTAAAGCAGAGGCCACATGGATTAGGAAGCAGCTGGAATCTGCTGTACTTGTTAAGATGCCTGCGCTTGGGGAACAAGAGATTGAAGAGTTGGAGGATCATATTAGCAATTTTCTGAACTTCATTCATGTTCAGAAGCTTGAT CTCCCTTTCGTTGCTATGTACCGCAAGGAAAACATTTCGAGTTTATTGAAGGACCCTGAGACGGGTGATTATGTTAATCGTGAGAAACCTTCTTTGAAGTGGCATAAG GTGCTTTGGGCTGCCCGAGAGTTGGATACAAAATGGCTTCTTCTTCAAAAGCGAAAGAACGCTCTTTTGGCCTACTACAATAAGAGGTTTGAGGAAGAATCTCGCAGAATATATGATGACACTAGACTCAGTTTGAACAAGCAACTCTTTGTGTCAATTGTTGATATGCTGGATCAAGCAGAATCTGAAAGAGAAGTTGATGATGTTGACTCAAAGTTTAATTTGCATTTTTCTCCTGGTGAGGCCGGAGTGGATGAGGGGAAATTTAAAATACCGAAGCGAAAATCCCATTATGGTGTGTGCAATAAAGCTGGTTTATGGGAGGTTGCCAGCAAGTTTGGCTGTAGTTCTGAGCAGTTTGGATTGCAGATCTCTTTAGTTGCGACG AAAGGGGATGAATCAGATGATTTGAAGGAGACACCAGAAGAAGTGGCTTCGAATTTTACCTGTGCTGAGTTTGACTCACCTCAAAGTGTGTTAAAAGGTGCAAGGCACATG GTAGCAGTTGAGATAAGTTGCGAGCCTCGTGTGAAAAAACATTTTCGGAGTGTATACTTTGACAATGCGGTGGTGTCAACATGTCCTACAACTAATGGGAACACTGTCATAGACGTTTTCCATCAGTTTGCAGGTGTGAAATGGCTACGCAACAAACCATTGAACAAATTTGAGGATGCACAATGGCTCCTTATACAAAAGGCAGAAGCGGAAAAGCTTCTGCAAGTCACTATAAAACTGCCAGATGAAATCCTTAGTAAATTGATGACCGACTCTCAGGAGAAGTACCTTAGCTGTGGTAAGAGCAGCTCTAATCAACTGTGGGATGAACAGAGGAAGCTAATACTAGAAGATGCTATTTTAAAAATTATACTGCCTGCACTTGAAAAGGAAGCAAGATTGCTGTTGACCAGCAGGTCAAAGAACTGGTTGCTAATGGAATATGGCAAACGGTTGTGGGATAAAGTGTCTGTGGCTCCATATCGGCGCAAGGAGAGTGAGATTAGGTCAGATGGTGAGATGGCTCCAAGGGTCATGGCTTGTTGTTGGGGCCCAGGAAAACCAACAACCACTTTTGTTATGTTGGATGCATTTGGAGAGATCGTTGATGTACTAGAGGCTGGATCGATAAGCTTGAAGTCTCAAAATGTCACTGATCAGCAGCGTAAAAAACATGACCAGCAAAATCTTTTGAGGTTTATGACAGAACACCAACCTGAGGTGGTGGTCTTGGGTGCTACGAACTTTTCCTGCACCAGGCTGAAGGAAAATATTTATGAG ATTGTTTTTAAGATGGTTGAAGAAAATCCTAGAGATATGGGTCATGACATGGACGGGCTGAGTGTTCTCTATGGAGATGAATCTTTGCCTCGTGTATATGAAAATTCTCATGCATCGTCTGAACAGATCCCTGGTCAGCAAG GCATTGTGAAAAGAGCAGTTGCTTTGGGACGCTATATTCAGAATCCATTAGCTATGGTTGCTGCACTTTGTGGTACAGAAAAGGAAATTTTGTCATGGAAATTTAGTCCTCTTGAGATCTTTCTGAATGCTGATGAGAAatatgagatggtggaacagataaTGGTTGATGTTACTAATCAGGTGGGCCTTGATCTAAATTTGGCTGCAAATCATGAATGGCTGTTTGCCCCACTGAAATTCATCTCGGGTCTTGGGCCCAGGAAAGCAGCTTCCTTACATAGGTCATTGGTCAGGGCCGGGGCAATTGTCACACGAAAAGACTTGCTGACTAGTCATGGACTTGGAAGACAGGTATTCATTAGCGCTGCCGGTTTCTTGCGTATTAGACGCAGTGGTTTAGCTGTTAGTGCCAACCAATTTGTTGATATCTTGGATGATACAAGAATACATCCGGAGTCCTATTCTCTCGCACAAGAAATGGCAAAAGACATATACAAGGCAATTGCTGGTGATGACAAtctggaagatgatgatgatgcatTTGAGATGACAATTGAAAATCTTAGGGACAGACCAAGTGCTCTAGTATCTTTTAGTGTTGATGAATATGCTAAAGATTCTGATCGTATGTCTAAGATTGAGACCTTGCATGGCATAAAACTGGAGATGATTCAAGGGTTTCAAGACTGGCGTAAGCCATATGAAGAGCTTAGCCAAGATGATGAGTTTCATTTGATTTCTGGTGAAAATGATGATAGTCTTGGTGAAGGGCGTATTGTCAAAGCTACTGTTCGCAGGGTGCAAGCACAGAGGGCAATTTGCTCCATGGAATTAGGATTATCTGGTATGCTCACTAGGGAAGACTATTCGGATGATTGTGGGGATTCTGATTTGACTGAGAAGTTGCACGAAGGGGATGTTCTTACTTGTAAAATCAAGTCAATCCTGAAAGACAGATATCAGGTGTTTCTAACCTGCAGAGAGCAGGATATGAGAAAGAGGCAACAAAGTACAGAAACCCTGGATCCTTACTATCATGAAGACCAGAGCAGCTTACGAAGTGAGCAAGAAAAGGCTCGTAGAGAGAAGGAGCTTGCAAGGAAACATTTCAAGTCAAGGATGATTGTTCATCCTCACTTTCGGAATATCACAGCTGATGAAGCAATGGAG TTTTTAGCCGGCAAGGATCCTGGCGAGAGCCTGATTCGCCCAAGTTCTCGAGGCCCATCTTATTTGACACTAACTCTTAAGATCCATGATGGTGTATATGCTCACAAGGATATACTTGAGGGTGGGAAAGACCACAAAGATATCGCAAGCTTGCTTCGCATTGGGAAAACTCTGAAAATTGGAGAGGACACTTTCGAAGATTTGGATGAG GTTATGCATCGTTATGTCGATCCATTAGTTGGACATCTGAAGGCAGTTCTGAATTATCGGAAATTCAAGATGGGGACAAAAGCAGAAATTGATGAGATCCTTAGGGCTGAAAAGTTGGAAAACCCAATGAAGATTGCTTATTCCTTTGGGATTTCTCacgagcatcctggtgctcttaTTCTCACGTACATACGAAGTTCCAATCCGCATCATGAGTATATTGGTCTATACCCCAAGGGATTAAAATTCCGCAAACAGATGTTTGAGGATGTTAATAGGCTAATGGCATATTTTCAACAGCACATTAATGATCCCATCCATGAGTCACAGTCAGCTGCGGCATCTGGTGGATGGAGTGGCTCTGGTGGTAATGATGGTGGGGGTAGGACAG GTCAATATGAAGGTGGACGTGGGCGCGGACGCGGGCGTGGACGCGGACGCGGACGCGGAAGAGATTCTAATAATGGTGGTGACAGAGATGGTGGCTATTCTGATCAACAAGATTctggctttggtggttcaaagTGGAGCTCTGATAACAAAGAAGGGAATACCAGCTGGGGAAGCGGTGGAGGTGGAACCAGTGGTGGCGGTGGGGGTTGGGGAGCTGGcgatggtggcggtggtggtggtgacaGTTGGAGTAAGAAAAACAATGCGGAAGGTGAAGGTGGTGGAACCGGTAGTGGCGGTGGGGGGTGGGGAGCTAGTAGCAGCGGAGGAGGTAGTGGTGGTGGCAGTTGGGGTAATAACAACGGTGGAGGAGATGGAGGTGGAACCGGTGGGGGTTGGGGAGATAGCGGCAGCAAAGGAGGTAGTGGCGGTGGCAGTTGGGGTACTAACAACAATGCTGAAG ATCAATATGAAGGTGGACGTGGACGCGGGCGTGGGCGTGGTCGCGGACGCGGTCGCGGAAGAGACTCCAATAATGGTGATGACAGAGATGGTGGCTATTCTAATCAACAAGATTctggctttggtggttcaaagTGGAGCTCTGATAACAAAGAAGGGAATACAAGTTGGGGAAGCGGTGGAGGTGGAACTAGTGGTGGCAGTGGGGGTTGGGGAGCTGGCGGCGGCGGCGGCAGTGGTAACAGTTGGGGTAAGAAAAACAATGCAGAAGGTGAAGGTGGTGGAACAGGTAGTGGCGGTGGGGGGTGGGGAGCAAGTAGCAGCGGAggaggtagtggtggtggtggcagttgGGGTAATAACAACGGTGGAGGAGATGGAGGTGGAACCGGTGGGGGTTGGGGAGATAGCGGCAGCAAAGGAGGTAGTGGCGGTGGCAGTTGGGGTACTAACAACAATGCTGAAG GTCAATATGAAGGTGGACGTGGGCGTGGTCGCGGTCGCGGTCGCGGAAGAGACTCCAATAATGGTGGTGACAGAGATGGTGGCTATTCTGATCAACAAGATTCTGGCTATGGTGGTTCAAAGTGGAGCTCTGATAACAAAGAAGGGAATACCAGTTGGGGAAGCGGTGGAGGTGGAACTAGTGGTGGCAGTGCGGGTTGGGGTTctggtggcggcggcggcggcggcggcggtggtgaCACTTGGGGTAAGAAAAACAATGCAGAAGGTGAAGGTGGTGGAACAGGTAGTGGCGGTGGGGGGTGGGGAGCTAGTAGCAGTGGAggaggtggtagtggtggtggtggcagttgGGGTAATAACAACGGCGGAGGAGATGGAGGGGGAACCGGTGGGGGTTGGGGAGGTAGCGGCGGTGGCAGTTGGGGTACTAACAACAATGCTGAAG GTCAATATGAAGGTGGACGCGGACGCGGACGCGGACGCGGACGTGGACGTGGAAGAGACTCACACAGTGGTGGTGACAGAGATAGTGGCTATCCTGATCAGCAAGATTCTGGCTATGGTGGTTCGAAGTGGAACTCTGATAACAAAGAGGGGAATACAAGTTGGAGGGGTGGTGGAGGTGGAACTAGTGGCGGCGGTGGGGGTTGGGGGGCTGGTAGCAGCGGCGGTGGGGGTGATAGTTGGGGAAATAAAAACAATGCACAAGGTGGAGATGGTGGAACCGGTAGTGGTTGGGGAGCTAGtagcggcggtggtggtggcagTTGGGGTAATAAAAAcggtggtggaggtggaggtgggggTTGGGGAGATAGCAGCAGCAAAGGAGGTAATGGTGCTGGAAGTTGGGGTACGAACAACGATGCTGAAG GTCAATATGATGGTGGGCGCGGGCGCGGACGCGGGCGTGGGCGTGGACGTGGACGTGGAAGAGACTCATACAGTGGTGGTGACAGAGATAGTGGCTATCCTGATCAGCAAGATTCTGGGTATGGTGGTTCAAAGTGGAGCGCTGATAACAAAGAAGGGAATACCAGTTGGAAAAGTGGTGGCAGTGGTGGATGGGGAGCTGGGGGAGGCGGCGGAGGtaatggtgatggtggtggtgctgGCGTCAGTTGGGGTAATAAAAACAGTGCAGAAGGTGGAGGGGGTGGAATCTCTAGTGGCGGTGGGGGTTGGGGAACTCGTGGCAGTGGAGAAGGCAGTGCTAGTGGTCGTGGCAGTTGGGGTAATAGCAGTGGAGGAGGTGGAGGTGGGACTGGTAATGGTGGTGGGGGTTGGGGAGATGGTGATAAGAAGGGCGATGGAGGCGGAACCAGTAGTGGTGGTAGGGGTTGGGGAGGTAATGGCAGTGGaggcggcggcggtggtggtaaTGGCAGTTGGAGTAATAAGAACAATGCAGGGTTTGGTGAAACTGGTAGTGGCGGTGGGGATTCGGGAGGTAGTGGGGGTGGAAGTTGGGGTAACAAAAACAATGCAGGAGGTGGAAATGGTGGTGCTGGTGGCAGTGTAGGAGGTGGTGGAAGTTGGGGTAACAAAAACAATGCAGGAGGTCCAGGTGGAACAGGTAATGGCAGTGGAGGTTGGGGAGCTAGTGGTAGCGGCGGAGGTAGTGATGTTGGGGGTGGCGGCAACAGCATTTTGGGTAATATCAATAGTGGAGGAGGTGGAAGTGGAACCAGTGCCAGCGTGGGTTGGGGAGATAGTGGTAGTAAAGGTGGTGGTGGCAGCTGGGGTAACAAAAACAATGACGGAGGTGGATTGGGTAGTGGGAGTGGTAGTGGGGGATGGGGAGATGGTGGCAGCGGAGGTGGTGGAACCAGTGGCGGCGGAAAGGGCTGGGGAGGTGGAGATCGTGGTGGGGATGATAAATCTGGCGGTGGCTGGTAG